The following are from one region of the Actinoplanes sp. L3-i22 genome:
- a CDS encoding endonuclease/exonuclease/phosphatase family protein: protein MRFMTWNIKTGGVDRGQRFRLPAIAEVITAEKPDILTLQELRDFTRNDGRRMTELAGAVGMTPFLARSGLGMPVAVLVRDPLRITHTASVTWRLHHAAAVAVVSTGSGPVTVISAHLNPFAPYRRMREARWLAARYVRGDRVVVAGDLNGLDPVADHTAALASQPALFRKRHLHRDGTVDTRAVAAFGMTDLWTTAGDGDGRTVPTTQGGGREFGGMRLDYVLATPAIATTAHDMRVLRGGPTEHASDHYPVRLDLDI from the coding sequence TGATCACCGCCGAGAAGCCGGACATCCTCACCCTGCAGGAGCTGCGCGACTTCACCCGCAACGACGGGCGGCGGATGACCGAGCTGGCCGGGGCGGTCGGGATGACCCCGTTCCTGGCCCGGTCCGGCCTCGGGATGCCGGTGGCGGTGCTGGTCCGCGATCCGCTGCGGATCACCCACACGGCGAGCGTCACGTGGCGGCTGCACCACGCCGCGGCGGTGGCGGTGGTGTCGACCGGCTCCGGGCCGGTGACCGTGATCAGCGCGCATCTGAACCCGTTCGCGCCGTACCGGCGGATGCGGGAGGCACGCTGGCTGGCCGCGCGCTATGTCCGCGGCGACCGGGTCGTCGTCGCCGGTGATCTGAACGGGCTCGACCCGGTCGCCGACCACACCGCGGCGCTGGCCAGCCAGCCCGCGCTGTTCCGCAAACGCCACCTGCACCGGGACGGGACGGTGGACACCCGGGCGGTGGCCGCCTTCGGGATGACCGACCTGTGGACCACGGCCGGTGACGGCGACGGGCGGACCGTGCCGACCACGCAGGGCGGCGGGCGCGAGTTCGGCGGGATGCGCCTGGACTACGTGCTGGCCACGCCGGCGATCGCGACGACCGCCCACGACATGCGGGTGCTGCGCGGCGGCCCCACCGAGCACGCCTCCGACCACTACCCGGTCCGCCTCGACCTGGACATCTGA